DNA from Babylonia areolata isolate BAREFJ2019XMU chromosome 35, ASM4173473v1, whole genome shotgun sequence:
ttttgtttcatgaaATTATAACCTCTTTCTTTGCAGTCTGACAAAATAGACCACagccaaaaagagaaagaagtgggggaaaaaaatatatatatgtatgtatgtatgtgtgtgtgtgtatatatatatatatatataatatatatatatatatatatatatatttttttttttttttcaagtgaaagCAGGACGAGTTCTTCTATGTTTTTCTTTCATAATGTTATAACCTCTTTTTTGCAGTGTGACAAAACTAGACTATAGCCAACTgccaagaaagagaaagaagtaaaaatagataaataaaagtgaAAGAAGGACAATGGAAGCAGACAACACCATTGTGATGGAGCAGCTTGAGCCACAGGCATCGCCAGAGCTGCCAGCAgcatccaccccctcctccaccttgtgCACCACTCCAAGCGTGTCAGAGTCGTCAGCCCCTGTggtggagatgaagaaggagTTTGCGTCCTCCTTTATTAGCTCCCCTGCCTACGGCCACTGGAAGGACGTGGGGTCCCGCCATGGGCTTCAGGAGGACGAGGAGATTGCTCTGTTCCTTCTGAAATAGTGAGTGGGTACACAGTGTGTGAGGAGATTGCTCTGTTCCTTCTGAAATAGTGAGTGGGTACACAGTGTGTGAGGAGATTGCTCTGTTCCTTCTGAAATAGTGAGTGGGTACACAGTGTGTGAGGAGATTGCTCTGTTCCTTCTGAAATAGTGAGTGGGTACACAGTGTGTGAGGAGATTGCTCTGTTCCTTCTGAAATAGTGGGTACACAGTGTGTGAGGAGATTGCTCTGTTCCTTCTGAAATAGTGAGTGGGCACACAGTGTGTGGGGAGACTGCTCTGTTCCTTCTGAAATAGTGAGTGGGTACACAGTGTGTGAGGAGATTGCTCTGTTCCTTCTGAAATAGTGAGTGGGTACACAGTGTGTGAGGAGATTGCTCTGTTCCTTCTGAAATAGTGAGTGAGTACACAGTGTGTGAGGAGATTGCTCTGTTCCTTCTGAAATAGTGAGTGGGTACACAGTGTGTGAGGAGACTGCTCTGTTCCTTCTGAAATAGTGAGTGGGTACACAGTGTGTGAGGAGATTGCTCTGTTccttctgaaatggtttcagtttcagtttctcaaggaggcgtcactgcattcagacaaatctacatacgctacaccgcatctgctaggcagatgcctgacagcagcgtaacccaacgcacttgtcaggccgtgagtgcatacttatatatttgtgtactttgtggatttctttttacataattttgccagaggacaacactctcattgccatgggttcctttgcAGAgcgacaagtgcgtgctgcacacaggacctcggtttatcatctcatccgaaagactaaacgctcagtttgattttccagtcagacttggggggagaaagggcgagtgctggatttgaacccacaccctcacagactgtctgtattggcagctgagcgtcttaaccattctgccacctgcctcCTTGAAATAGTAAGTGGGTACAGGGTGCGAGGAGACTGCTCTGTTCCTTCTGAAATAGTGGGTTACACAGTGcgtaactttgttgttgttgttgctttatttctTCTGAGAGGATGAGGAGATTGTCCTTTTTCTTCTGAAATAGTTAAGTGGGTACACAGTGtgtaactttttttgtgtgtgtgtgtgctttaattcTTCTGAAATAGTAAGTGGGTACAGTGtgcaattttttttgtgtgtgtaccttaTTTCTTCTGAAATAGTAAGTGGGTAAAGTGTGTAATatatccttttttgtttttgttttgtttttgtttttgctttatttcTTCTGAAATAGAGGtttacaggtttttttgttttttgcatgtaaAGTGGTATAAAGGTAACTCACTgaaaaataagtgtgtgtgtgtgtgtgtgtgtgtgtgtgtgtgcgtgacagttaCGAAGACACGTCCAACGTGTTCCCCTCCGGCATCACGATGTGCAAGACGTGCGGCTCCCTCCTCTCGGCCATCTGTGTCCAGTGTGAACGGACAGCGTGTGGTGccgccccctcctccgcctcctcctccggcCCCCTCCAGCTGTCAGTGTCGCAGAGAGAAGGGgctgtgaaggaggagggggtggatggtgCCGGAGGGTGCTTTTGGGAGAACGATTCTGATCTCCCTGATCCATCTCAGCAGCCTGTGCGGAAGAGGAGGACTTTGGATTCTGCTAGGAAGAAGGAAAAGGTAGGTTAGTAgctgaaaaaacccaacaaaaaaaaccaaaaaaaacaaaaaaaacagcgcaTCTGAAGAAAGATGAGGTGAGTTATTGGTTTTTAAACAAAGCAAGTCCGTGTAAATATCCCTGTGAACATTATGCAGGAACAAAATAAATTTCAGGAGTTTCCTTTGTTGTCTCCTCTCAGTAATGTTTTCACGAACTGTTGATATGTTCCACACTGTGATTTTCCCTGTCCAAGAACCTGACATTGTCCCAAGTAAAGGGCTGATTTATCCATTGGCACATACAGGCTGGTGTCATCACAATATTATATTAATATTTCttgttatttgtttggttttctgaAAGTTTGTGTCATTAAAATTAAAGTTATTGGGAAATTGCCTAATGCCTTGAGTGCAAAGAGAATGCACCAACAAACAGGCTAGTTGTCACAAAGAATGTCACTTTTATTGACGACGCAATTTTTCACGCTGATTTAAATTGGGCTTTTTCATTGCATAAAAACATAGCAGACGTTTTGATTTTATGCATCATCTATTGGAAAAAAATCAAGATGattaagacaatgatgatgactgtcttgcttgaggaggaaggtggcagaatggggtTAAAATGCTTATCTCaatatctgccaacacagtgtccgtgagtgaGGGCATGGGTTCGAATCAccgtctcaccctttctcccaagttatgactgaaaaatcgaactgagcacctattcattcattcggatgagacgacaaactgaggtccagtgtgcagcaggcacttggcgcactggaaaggAACACATGGCGACATAATTGTTCTCCtctggcgacgggcgcaatagccgagtggttaatcacagtgacggcacctggtgggtaaagggtggagatttttacgatctcccaggtcaacatatgtgcagacctgctagtgcctgaaccccctttgtgtgtagacgcatgcagaagatcaaatgcacacgttaaagatcctgtaatccatgacagcgttcggtgggttatggaaacaagaacatacccagcatgcacacccccaaaaacggagtatggctgcctacatggcggggtaaaaacggtcatatacgtaaaagcccactcgtgtgcatacgagtgaatgcagaagaagaagaagaagttctcctctggcaaaaaaaaaaaaaatctgaagaagaaaatccactctgataggtacacaagttaTATTcttgcactccaggcctgaccaagtttattgggttatgctgctggtcaggcatctgtctagtggatgtggtgtagagATACAAGGATTTGACTGAACGCGTTGACACCGCCTTGAGAAACAGTAactgaaagcgttggactttcaatcttagggtcccgggttcgaatgttGGTAACtccacctggtgggtaaagggtggagattgttccagtctcccaggtcaacctatgtgcagacctgttagtgccggAACcaccttcgtgcgtatacacacgcagaagatcaaatactcacattcaagatcctgtaatcaatgtcagcgctcagtgggttatggaaacaagaacatacccagaatacaccccccctgaaaacggagtatggctgcctgcatggcagggcaaataaacaaaatggtcatacacataagatattacatgtctgtctcagtgtgtatgtgggcgAACTTGAAAcctgacataggaaacgaatgatgagcacccaatggcagccatcagtcggctctacccaggtgcaaatgaccccgagttcgtaaagcgattagagcttggtctccagccAAGGAcaggtgttatataagtatccatatcatcatcatcatcatcatcatcatgaaactgTCTTGCAGACATCACCGGCGCCGTCTCTACCTATCTTGGCCCAGCCCCGCTCGACCCCCTCCGTCCAGCGTGTTCCAATCcatggggagagtggggaggaggtgtCAGAGACCCAGCCCCACTTTGTCAACATCAAACAGTACACGCGCATCTTGAAGCGACGGCAGGCCAGAGCAAGACTGATGGCCCAGGGCAGAATCGCCATACAGAGacaggtgggtgtgtttgggtatgagtttgtgtgggggggggggcgtggggagggggcggggggctgagaatgggtttgtgtgtgtgtgtgtgtgtgtgtgtgtgattatgagtttgtgtttggtgattgtgtgtaccccgaaagcggagtatggctgcctacatggcggggtaaaaacggtcatacacgtaaaagcccactcgtgtgcatacgagtgaacgtgagagttgcagcccacgaacgcagaagaagaagaagaagaggtgattgtgtgtgtttgtgtgggtgtgtatttgtgtgggtgtgagtatgagtttgtgtatttgtgtgcgtgtgtgtgtgtgtatgggtgtgtgtgttttgtgagtgcttgtgtatgtgtgtatgtgttttgtgggtgtcagtgtgtgtgtgtgtgtgaatgtgtgtgtgtttgtgtgagcgggtgtatgtgagtgtgtatgtgagaatttgtgtgtaagtgtgtgtgtgtgtgcgtatgtgcgggGGTGCatctgagaatgtgtgtgttatgtgtgagtgtgtgtgtatgcatgactttgtgtgtgtatgtgtgtgtgtgtgtgtgtgtgagttacatGACTGACCAAGGTGACCTGCTACAGCTGGCAGTAATTTGATGCAGTGTGCTTGATTTTCATACTTAGTGTATTGACTGACAGTGGTATATACAGTGATGCCCGGTACAGATTGCAGAATCATTTTTTCTGCTCATATGCTTCAAGGATACTGACAGGGATActgtgtcttattcataccagacacggtagtgaaattttgaccaaaatcatgattttttgtgattttcgtttttttttgcttaatctgcttcttcaacatctaatctttattgtccgtttcacctgggtactatattcacttaaataaagcttcaaacagcatcaacatgtgtgatttcttgtgagtacatgtacaagcacttttttttttttcctgttttctcagttttgtgttttgtcctcgtaataccatttttcaaaatgctaatgctaaaaaactttaaaagatagcatgttcagacttggtactttctttctttatgtattcatctttattatagtgtggtgatttgtatagtactagtaaaagaatgaatatacactcatttgaaaaaaaattatgtcaaggaatttatacacatttcaacaacaaaataataataaatgtatttattcaaatttcaAAATACCACTTcattataataaagaacaaatacaaataaatcaaataaaacaaacagaaataacatatctataaaggtaccgaagttctaagcttttaatttttttatcggccattttggattcgtttccatggaaaccgtcacaacaaattgcacaaaatgacctttttagacatgttcaGTCCAATATTTTTGCATACcttgtcacagaaagccataaacttcaagtttatttcatacgtttttgtactaccgtgtctggccttaaatacTCACAGGGTAAGCACtctataaatgcacattattattgtATGATTGACAGTTTCTCTGCAGCAATAAGAATtcatttacagattagtcttctgtgaaggattatgactctcagactaggagacaggattgcactggctcttagtgctgcagcctttgggggagtagttggcctttgggaaccatccgaaTGCCAGCTGTGCTAAAGCCTTCTTGTCcacgagagtggggatgtgacttgggcaagacactgtccactaataatcagattctagcccagatagttgggacagcagttgcctcctctgccgttctgatggtcatagtcggacacgactgactgttatacaatacaatacagtacagtacagtactgtacagtacaatacaatacaatactttacagtacaatacaatacaatacgatacaatacaatacaatacaatacactgtcatttaatgcaatacagtaattgttattattattgttattattattattactattatcatctgGAACTGGTGTCTGCAGAAGTACCTGCATGAATCCCGCCACAACCATGCGTTAAACAGAGAGCGTGGGGTGGACGGTCGGTATGTGCCGACTGCTGACGATGACATCGGCAAAacggtgagtttcagtttcagtttctcaagggggcatcACTGCATTGGAGCACACCCATACACGCTTTACCACATTTGCTTTGGCAGACGTCtagctagcagcataacccagcatgcttagtcaggccttgaatgcatgcatatagatTTGTACACTCACACTCATGCCTGCATGCCTcaccctccccatacacacacacacatacacactcaccttatgccacacacacacacatacacactcacgctactcacacacacatatacgctcatgtcacacacacacatacacactcacgccacacacacacacacatacacactcacactacacatacacactcacacacacacacacacacacacacacacacacactacacacacacacacacaaacatacatgctcatgccatacacacacacactacacacacactacacacacacacactacacacaaacacacacacacacacacacacacacacacacacacacacacatgcacacacacatgcacacacatatgcacagagcaTGCTCACATACTCGCACTTGagcacgcacccacacaaacacaagagaaaGAGTTGCACACAAAACAATCCGCACCAGAGCAAGAATCCCATTCATCAGAAAGTGCTGATCaggttgattgactgactgggtgatttgcttctttttttcctttttttcatgccCCAAAATTgtggacattttgttttttttgtctttcagtgtTGGCAAATGATTGTGGgtgtgatgaagatgctgctttAGTGCTCAGTTTATGCTTTTAcgatgcagtggagtgatggcctagaggtaacacgtccgcctaggaagcgagagaatctgagcacactggctcgaatcatggctcagctgccgatattttctccccctccactagaccttgagtggtggtctggacgctagtcatttggatgagatgataaactgaggtaccgtgtgcagcatacacttagcgcacataaaagaacctacgacaacaaaagggttgttcctggccaaattctgtagaaaaatccactgcgataggaaaaacaaataaaactgcacgcaggaaaaaaaaaaaaaaaaaagggtggtgctgtagtatagcgatgcgctctccctggggagagcagcccgaatttcacacagagaaatctgttgtgataaaaagaaatacaaatacaaaatacagatacaaatacaaaactaggTTGTACTCTCATAGTATATCCTGCTATCAGCCAGGTTGAaggatacagacacctgcagcgtTGGTAAGTTGATTTGAACAGCGCTCCCAAAGACACCTCTGTGAAGTTTGATGGCCCTCGACTGTGTGGGTCCCAGCCTTTTTCTTTatgtccacagcacactcagctcttggTAGGACCTGGCCACAGGctggaaaaacccacctcttaatGGGGATCAAACCTTCGTCCTCCCAGTTGTCATTTCATGATGGCTAAACTCTTCACTActgtggctgtttttgttgttggttgtttgttttttttcctgctttttttttgtttttgtctatttCATTTGATTGCTTGATTGTCCACATTTTAGTGATCATtggtcattttgttttgaaaaggaggtaaaggaagaaagaggagaggaggaagaagaggaggaggaggaggatgcagaGGAGGAAGGGGATCTGCCATCAGGGGACGATGATTCCGCCACAGATGTGGAGAACGACTATGCATCGGCAACAGACAGCGTTCAGGTTCAGGTGAGAGGTGGGGTTGTCGTGCATCAGTATGATGTCGGTTTGTtaggagtggtaaaggagagaggtgtgtgtgtgtgacaggagtggtaaaggagcgaggtgtgtgtgacaggagtggtaaaggagagaggtgtgtgtgacaggagtggtaaaggagagaggtgtgtgtgtgtgacaggagtggtaaaggagagaggtgtgtgtgacaggagtggtaaaggagagaggtgtgtgtgacaggagtggtaaaggagagaggtgtgtatgtgtgacaggagtggtaaaggagagaggtgtgtgtgtgtgacaggagtggtaaaggagagaggtgtgtgtgcgtgacaggagtggtaaaggagcgaggtgtgtgtgacaggagtggtaaaggagagaggtgtgtgtgtgtgacaggagtggtaaaggagagaggtgtgtgtgacaggagtggtaaaggagagaggtgtgtgtgtgtgacaggagtggtaaaggagagaggtgtgtgtgtgtgcgacagtagtggtaaaggagagaggtgtgtgtgtgtgacaggagtggtaaaggagagaggtgtgtgtgacaggagtggtaaaggagagaggtgtgtgtgacaggagtggtaaaggagagaggtgtgtgtgtgtgacaggagtggtaaaggagagaggtgtgtgtgtgtgacaggagtggtaaaggagagaggtgtgtgtgtgtgacaggagtggtaaaggagagaggtgtgtgtgtgtgacaggagtggtaaaggagagaggtgtgtccgTGACAGCAGTAATAAAGAAGAgaattttcactttcagttcctctcaaggaggcgtcattgcgttcacggacaaatccatatgtgtaCCCTGCaccaccacatcttctaggcagatgcctgaccagcagcatagcccagcaCACTTTAAGTCGGGCGTTTTGAGCGTGTGCATCAATATATTTGCGTAccttttttcagtgcgtcaagtgtgtgctgcacacgggaccttggtccGTCAtctctcctctgaatgactagacgctcagtttgattttccagtcaaagttaggAGAACGGTCgggaccaggattcaaacccagaccctcacaacggacactgtattggcagataagcttcttaaccattctgcccccttaAAGGTTTGTTTCATTGACAGGGATGACTGACTGCTGCCTGAAGATTTCATTGACAATGAGCACAGTCTGCATccatgcctgcgtgtgtgtgtgagtgtgtgtgtatgtgtgtgtgtgtgtgtgtgtgtgtgtgtgtgtaggaggaatgggggggtgcagggtagtgtgtgtgtgtgtgtgtgtgtgtgtgtgtgtgtgtgttggggctcatgtacgtttatgtatatttgtttgtgctttcatatctgtgaaacggcatgtttgttgcatatttgttatgcatgtgtgtgtgaatgtgtgtctgtatgttttacatttatttgcttatttatcatcattactgtctttttattttattttcatttactgttattatcatcattcttttttatttatttatctatttattaattatttattttattatttttatttttatttaatttaaaaaaaaattatttttttcttttctcgaggcctgactaagcgcattgggttacgctgctggtcaggcatctgtttggcagatgtggcgtagcgtatatggatttgaccgaacgcagtgacgcctccttgagctactgatactgtatgtgtgtgtgtgtgcacccatacattgataaatatacaCATAAGAGGTGCATGCACTTGcatgtacgcacatgcacacacacacacatgtactcttcacacacacacacacacacacacacacatgcacgtgcacccaccacacacctgttCAGCTGTGCATTGTATCTGTTTTCATTGGATGTTACTTTTGAAATAAAGAACTATTAATTTACAGTATAATCGTTGTCATGCGTGCCATCAGATCCATTGGGGCATTTTGCAGGCAACTTGTGGTCCCCTGTACTGGCCTCCCTTTTTGCATTGGGAGAGAGCTGTCTCAGCACATGTATGTAAGGCAACACGTGTTGAGAGAACTTTGTTCAGTTCTATATTGAGGCCTTTTAGGGGTTCAgtgttcattgattttttttttttttttttttttgtccattgtCTGTGCTGTCCAGTATTTTGTTTCTTCCTGGTATGCAATATTGATAGCCATGCTtttagttgttgtgttttgtttgatattttgtttttgttgtggaagTGGTTTGATGCTGATTAGATGAATGACATGATGATTTTGTTGCACATTGGTGTCTGACGTCACAAGTGACATGTAATTTTAATATGCAGAGTGATGTCATGTTCTTCTGTGACTGCTGAAGAGATTTTCCAGTGCGTTACTGGTTACAGACATACTTTGTGTTCTTCTTGGACGCAGACTGTGGGAGGaatgttgcagaatggttaagatgcctttctgccaatacagtgtgctTGGCTGACTGTGTTATAATCCTAGTCTTGCTCTGttgcccaagtttgactggaaaatgaaaccgaGTGTctcatcattcagatgagacaataaactgtggtcacgtgtgtagcatgcacttagcgcactgaaaaagaaccaatggcaatgagagtgttgtcctctggcaaacccCTGCTGAAGAAATCctctgtgataggtacacaaaaacatATGCATGTACTCCAGActtgactatgcgcgttgggtcaagctgatggtcaggcatctgcctagcagatgtggtgcagcatatatggatttgcccaaacaCAATGATGCCTCCTCGAGAAATTGAAAATTGAAACCCAGACTTTGACTCATGCTCCACTTGGATTTTCTCTGATGTTCCAGAAGTCTGAGACAGCGCCTGCTGCTGCCCCCAAACCGGGCAGACCACGTGGTCAGCCCACTGCCGGCTACAGGAAGTCAGTGGacaagaaaggagagaaggagaaaaagaagaagaagaaggagaaaggattGAAGCGTGAAAAGAAATCGCTGACATGCGACATATGTCAGAGGACGTTCACCAAGTCGAGCAGCCTGTACCGCCACATGGTGGTGCACACTGGGCAGAAGCCGTACTCCTGTGACACCTGCCACAAGAGCTTCACTCTGTCCAGCAGCCTGCAGAGACATCAGGTCAGAGGTTGCACGGCACCgcttaactcacttagtactgccagcttgctcccctgactttccccacagacgacccatttgtgtGGGTAAGAAATAAATCACCAGAAAATAAATGTTAGAATTTGTttactgaaaacttccaaactgatctgtAACataagttagttggggacaaaatataaaacttcctcacttcttatgctatcatacagtgagatgatgtaagtatcctttttttttccccgaaattTTCACACACTGACGACTTGTAAACAAATCTAGGAAAGCACagagagtttgaaacagattaaattcagaatatTATATAGCCATGATAAAGCCCCTTTGTCTACTCTGTTGTGTgcctgttcacgtgaaccagtcaccttgaaaataactctcctgttCGCGAGCACAGcagcacacactgcatttattggtcgcagagtagagtggaaaggtcagtttaGATACTCTTAGCTCATaacgtcattatggaaattaggtgctaCTCCAAAAGTTCAAAACTATCTGAGGCCTCGATCGGGGCCCCTCGTCTGAAACAGCTGTAAACAGTAGGGCCCCGATCAGGGCctttcgtccagagtgagttaaaaatcCCTGAAAGGCCTGATTTTTGGAAGTGTCATTTAATGTGGGTTTATGAAGGCTCTAACATACATATTTCAGAGGTTTGAGCCTGGAAAGGTCCTTAAAAAGCTTGGTTTCTGGAAGCTTTCTTTTTGGGGCCCCTACAAGGCCATAAAATATTTTATGTTTCAGAGGTCTGAGCCCTTGACAGTCCTTAAAAAGCCTGATTTTTTTAAAGCCTTCGTTTAGGGGCTCCTTTTAAAAGCTTATGTCTTGAAGCCACCTTTTAGGTGCCTCTACAAGG
Protein-coding regions in this window:
- the LOC143278116 gene encoding uncharacterized protein LOC143278116 isoform X2, which encodes MCKTCGSLLSAICVQCERTACGAAPSSASSSGPLQLSVSQREGAVKEEGVDGAGGCFWENDSDLPDPSQQPVRKRRTLDSARKKEKTSPAPSLPILAQPRSTPSVQRVPIHGESGEEVSETQPHFVNIKQYTRILKRRQARARLMAQGRIAIQRQKYLHESRHNHALNRERGVDGRYVPTADDDIGKTEVKEERGEEEEEEEEEDAEEEGDLPSGDDDSATDVENDYASATDSVQVQKSETAPAAAPKPGRPRGQPTAGYRKSVDKKGEKEKKKKKKEKGLKREKKSLTCDICQRTFTKSSSLYRHMVVHTGQKPYSCDTCHKSFTLSSSLQRHQVVHTGQKPYMCEICSKTFTQAGSLKTHKMIHTGVKAFACDECGRAFTHANNLKTHKLTHTGVKSFMCDICSTTFSRASNLKKHKLIHMGYKPFMCDVCSKTFSRADDLKAHRMNHTGQKPYMCEICSKTFALLGVLKRHRMIHTGLKPHVCDVCNKAFLEEGNLKMHKMIHSGQKPFICDVCSKTFTHAGDLKRHKMIHTGEKPFSCDVCGKTFRLGGSLKRHKSIHDGQKSFLCELCCKMSGQAGSMKMLRIMQGGHTAFTCDSCRQTFTQLDTVFFGF
- the LOC143278116 gene encoding uncharacterized protein LOC143278116 isoform X1 — protein: MEADNTIVMEQLEPQASPELPAASTPSSTLCTTPSVSESSAPVVEMKKEFASSFISSPAYGHWKDVGSRHGLQEDEEIALFLLKYYEDTSNVFPSGITMCKTCGSLLSAICVQCERTACGAAPSSASSSGPLQLSVSQREGAVKEEGVDGAGGCFWENDSDLPDPSQQPVRKRRTLDSARKKEKTSPAPSLPILAQPRSTPSVQRVPIHGESGEEVSETQPHFVNIKQYTRILKRRQARARLMAQGRIAIQRQKYLHESRHNHALNRERGVDGRYVPTADDDIGKTEVKEERGEEEEEEEEEDAEEEGDLPSGDDDSATDVENDYASATDSVQVQKSETAPAAAPKPGRPRGQPTAGYRKSVDKKGEKEKKKKKKEKGLKREKKSLTCDICQRTFTKSSSLYRHMVVHTGQKPYSCDTCHKSFTLSSSLQRHQVVHTGQKPYMCEICSKTFTQAGSLKTHKMIHTGVKAFACDECGRAFTHANNLKTHKLTHTGVKSFMCDICSTTFSRASNLKKHKLIHMGYKPFMCDVCSKTFSRADDLKAHRMNHTGQKPYMCEICSKTFALLGVLKRHRMIHTGLKPHVCDVCNKAFLEEGNLKMHKMIHSGQKPFICDVCSKTFTHAGDLKRHKMIHTGEKPFSCDVCGKTFRLGGSLKRHKSIHDGQKSFLCELCCKMSGQAGSMKMLRIMQGGHTAFTCDSCRQTFTQLDTVFFGF